Proteins from a genomic interval of Sphingobacterium sp. SYP-B4668:
- a CDS encoding CheR family methyltransferase has product MISFEELDELIEFVKNVNGMDLSGYSRASLKRRVARLMNLDKLDLVALKTSLVNTPGYFNHFIIQLTVNVTEMFRDPLFYKALREEVIPYLASFQRIKIWSAGCSTGEEVYSLAILLKESKVDNRSFIYGTDINSDVIEHAKKGIYSLQKVKEYSDNFLKSGTTNSLSDYYTAMYDAVTIHSELKKNVLFSSHNLVSDGVFNEFQLISCRNVLIYFDPNLQEKVVELFHDSLCLFGFLCLGSKESLHQHAVSSKFKLVNKKHNIYQKIA; this is encoded by the coding sequence ATGATATCCTTTGAAGAGTTAGATGAGCTAATTGAGTTTGTAAAGAATGTGAATGGGATGGATCTATCTGGCTATTCCAGGGCATCTTTAAAACGTAGGGTTGCCAGGTTGATGAATCTTGACAAATTAGATCTTGTTGCGTTAAAGACTTCTTTGGTCAATACACCGGGTTATTTCAATCACTTCATCATCCAGCTGACAGTCAATGTGACCGAAATGTTTAGAGATCCTCTTTTCTATAAGGCATTACGTGAGGAGGTCATTCCGTATTTAGCTTCTTTTCAAAGAATCAAGATTTGGAGCGCTGGATGCTCTACCGGAGAAGAAGTATATTCCTTGGCCATTTTGTTAAAAGAGAGCAAAGTGGATAATCGCTCTTTTATTTATGGAACAGACATCAATAGTGATGTTATCGAACATGCAAAAAAGGGGATTTATTCTTTGCAAAAGGTGAAAGAATATTCGGATAATTTTCTGAAAAGTGGCACCACAAATTCGCTCTCGGATTACTACACAGCAATGTATGATGCCGTAACTATTCATAGTGAATTGAAGAAAAATGTACTCTTTTCCTCTCACAATCTGGTATCGGATGGTGTATTCAATGAGTTTCAATTAATTTCGTGTCGTAATGTACTCATATACTTCGATCCTAACCTTCAGGAAAAGGTTGTTGAACTTTTTCATGACTCACTCTGCCTTTTCGGCTTCCTTTGCTTAGGTTCTAAAGAAAGCTTACATCAGCATGCGGTATCTAGTAAGTTCAAGCTGGTGAACAAAAAACACAATATTTACCAAAAAATTGCATAA
- a CDS encoding chemotaxis protein CheB — protein sequence MDKSSIIILAGSAGSYGILVDIIKALPSDMTIPIVVVLHRNAKYETHIEQNLSSKCEITVKAAEEKEDIMPGVVYFAPPGYHLLIEPNYTFSLDLSEPVQFCRPSIDVTMESAADVYLTGTIGILFSGANQDGADGMAYIKQMGGTCIVQDPQTAEIPTMPEAAIRQAAYDQVLDSARILDYILTLNKPHIKN from the coding sequence ATGGATAAATCAAGCATCATCATATTAGCCGGTTCAGCAGGAAGTTATGGCATTTTGGTAGATATTATCAAGGCTCTGCCCTCCGATATGACGATTCCCATTGTGGTAGTACTTCATCGAAATGCGAAGTATGAAACCCATATTGAACAAAATTTAAGTTCAAAATGTGAAATTACGGTTAAAGCAGCTGAAGAGAAAGAAGATATAATGCCTGGCGTAGTTTATTTTGCACCTCCTGGTTATCATTTACTGATTGAACCCAATTACACCTTCTCACTTGATCTATCCGAGCCTGTACAGTTTTGCCGGCCTTCAATAGACGTGACGATGGAATCGGCAGCAGATGTATACCTGACAGGGACAATCGGAATACTTTTTTCTGGGGCCAATCAAGATGGGGCAGATGGCATGGCTTATATCAAACAGATGGGAGGCACTTGCATTGTCCAAGACCCGCAGACAGCTGAGATTCCGACAATGCCGGAAGCAGCAATTCGACAAGCTGCCTACGATCAAGTTTTGGACAGCGCCCGTATCCTAGACTATATCCTCACTTTAAACAAACCACACATCAAGAATTAA